One part of the Aspergillus luchuensis IFO 4308 DNA, chromosome 5, nearly complete sequence genome encodes these proteins:
- a CDS encoding 3'-5'-exodeoxyribonuclease (COG:L;~EggNog:ENOG410PK4N;~InterPro:IPR018228,IPR032466,IPR001130;~PFAM:PF01026;~go_function: GO:0016788 - hydrolase activity, acting on ester bonds [Evidence IEA];~go_function: GO:0016888 - endodeoxyribonuclease activity, producing 5'-phosphomonoesters [Evidence IEA]), which yields MVTGSDLEESRRALQLAHDYPGFCYATVGVHPCQAKMFDEYPGGPSKMLEELRTLALQSKENGQAVAFGEIGLDYDRLFLSAKEPQLKYFEAQLDLAVEIQLPLFLHSRAASEDFEKLLGPRLAKLPKRGLVHSFTGTLEEMERMVALGLDIGVNGCSLKTEENLEVVKAIPLERLQIETDGPWCEIRPSHASSKYLKGAPELPKAVKKEKWQKGLMVKGRNEPAAIAHVAYVIAQIKGITVEEVCEAAWNNSIKMFGLGEDA from the exons ATGGTGACTGGCTCTGACCTGGAGGAGTCTCGGCGCGCACTCCAACTAGCACATGACTACC CTGGATTTTGCTATGCAACTGTTGGTGTCCACCCTTGTCAGGCGAAGATGTTCGATGAGTACCCCGGTGGACCTTCCAAAATGCTCGAAGAGCTCCGGACGCTCGCATTGCAGTCGAAAGAGAATGGACAGGCTGTCGCGTTCGGTGAAATCGGCCTGGATTATGATCGCTTGTTTTTGAGTGCGAAAGAACCTCAGCTGAAGTACTTTGAAGCCCAGTTGGATCTTGCTGTGGAGATCCAActccctcttttccttcattcTCGCGCTGCTAGTGAGGATTTCGAGAAATTGCTGGGACCGCGACTTGCCAAGCTCCCCAAGAGAGGACTTGTGCATAGCTTTACAGGGACtctggaagagatggagcGAATGGTTGCTCTTGGGCTTGATATCGGCGTGAACGGTTGCAGTTTGAAGACAGAGGAGAATCTCGAGGTGGTGAAGGCTATCCCGCTAGAGAGACTCCAGATTGAAACTGATGGCCCTTGG TGCGAAATTCGTCCTTCCCATGCCTCGTCTAAATACCTCAAGGGTGCGCCGGAGTTGCCAAAGGCtgtcaagaaggagaagtggCAGAAGGGTCTCATGGTCAAGGGTCGCAATGAGCCTGCCGCGATAGCCCATGTCGCCTACGTCATCGCCCAGATCAAGGGGATAACGGTGGAAGAG